The genomic window TTTTCGCTGATGTCGCTGGCCACCATCGGTATTGCCGTCCCGAATTTTGTGATTGCTGGGCTGCTGATCATTTTGCTCGTTTTCATTTGGCCCGTGTTTCCGGCCGGAGGCTGGGGCTCGCCTCTGCACTTGGTGTTGCCGGCCGTGTGCTTGGGAGCCACCTTCGCCGCGGAAATTGCTCGGCTGGTGCGCACCGGCATGCTGGATGTGCTGCATCAGGATTACATTCGCACCGCCTATGCCAAAGGTCTGATGACGCGCGCCGTGGTGCTGCGGCACGCCATGAAAGGCGCCATGCTGCCGGTCGTTTCGTTCCTGGGGCCAGCCGTGGCGGGCATTCTGACCGGCTCGGTTGTTATCGAATATGTATTTGCCATTCCGGGCTTGGGCTACCACTTTGTGCAATCGGCCACGCAGCGCGATTACACCGTGGCCATGGGCCTGGTGATGCTGTACACCGTGCTGCTGTACGTGATGAACACGATTGTAGACATCGCTTACACCGCGCTTGATCCGCGCGTGAAATTAAATTGAACTGTTGTCTATTAATGAACCACGGAGACAC from Pirellulales bacterium includes these protein-coding regions:
- a CDS encoding ABC transporter permease produces the protein MIWFLLRRLLWMAGTLWLVFTVTFFLMHSVPGGPFSSERQPPIGIKEAIEARYNLDLPVWKQYLIELEKYLHGDFGLSFKMGDFSVKEVIAAGFPVSATLGVLALGFALALGLTAGIISAVRRGGVLDFSLMSLATIGIAVPNFVIAGLLIILLVFIWPVFPAGGWGSPLHLVLPAVCLGATFAAEIARLVRTGMLDVLHQDYIRTAYAKGLMTRAVVLRHAMKGAMLPVVSFLGPAVAGILTGSVVIEYVFAIPGLGYHFVQSATQRDYTVAMGLVMLYTVLLYVMNTIVDIAYTALDPRVKLN